The window TTTAGGTTCAAGAccattattatcttttgaTTCTGCATTTGAATCTGATAATTATGttcataatattaatttttctcaAGAACAAAAACATTTGAAATTAccattaaaattaattaaagatttatttattcagGTGTTTGGTACTCCAAGATATCATCCAAAAAGTAAACCATTCCATGATCATGTTATTAGTTTTAATTTTCTAGATGGTAAGATTTGGTTTAGACATTATCAAATTGCTCCTACAACAGAAAGAGATCATAATAATGTTGATAAGCAGgtattaattgaaattggTCCAAGGTTTGTATTGGAGCCAATACTAATATTGGATGGTACTTTTTCTGGTCAAGTTTTATATAGAAATCCTGATTATAAATCACCTACTTTActtagaaatattattaaacaagGATATTCTTCATCATATTTACAAAGAGTACAAAGTAAACAGAAAAGATCAGACTATAAGGATGATTTGGATTCAAGTTTGATGAATGTACCTGAGAAGAAGATGCAAATATTAAGAAGTGACAATGTTGATGATTTTCTATTAGAGTAGATATATCAAATAGAGTATGAAATGGAAGAATAATCACTAATATTTAGTGTATTTAAATCACTTGAGGAtgatttttcttctttttttttttctctcaAGTACCAGTATAATATACtgaagatattattattgttattattaatttacatTGATAATCAAAGATAATTAATAACTAATATGGAAgattattggaattatgAAAAATAGTTGTATTAAAATgattgttattattatcattattttgctaattattatcaaattttataataaataaagaattaaatgtGTATTAACCGAAAGAATCTTTAATacattaaattaataatttaaaaatttaataggtataaatatatgaatATAACATGGAAATAACAAAGCAAAACAAAGGAAAATCAAACAAAATAACAgaaagaaatgaaaaatcGTATCCAGGCTATCAATGAGTCGCAATGTAGCAGACATACACGACTAACTTTTTAAGTTGGTTGTTTattagaatatttattctaaTATATAAACTATAGGGAAAGTCCCCATGTGAGAGTAAGAATTCTCTATATGGCTTTAGTTATATAAGAATATACTTACTAATCTAGAGGatcatcattaatttggagtatctttatttatttagaTTCTTTAATGTGAGGTACCTTTCTTATCTATCCTCTTTATTGGATGGATAAAGATAGTGATACTGATATTATAGTGAGAGATTTCTCTTACTATGGAATCTTATATAATTGATACTGGCAGtctcattattattgaatgaGTGTAAAATGTGATCGTTAAGTTAATAGCGACTGGTATCTTTTTAAGTAGGATACAACAGAATGGGGCTTACACTTGATTTGCTTGGTAATTTTACTTTGATATCCCAATGTtactattttcttttttttttttctcctcCCTCTTGTTCTACCTTTATGTAAGTTTAAATAGTAGTAATAAATAGTAGAtattaaagtaattaaagatagaatttggaatattaaaaagaaagagaaatgaaagtatatattataatataatggacaaaatatacaaattatattaatatacaAGTTAAATTAAAGACCAAAAATACGAGTAAAATTTTTAGGTTTTCGACAATTACCAGAATACATATTTGCatgtaaattaatattatcatcatATATAGATACACCATAGACAACTTGATCAGATATTTGACAATTATTTCCAGAAGAAGGAGTTTGATAAGCACTATTTAGTGTTTTAGAATAGTAATTATGTGAATGAGAATTGTTTGAAGTATTTGGATGGTATGTATTCGAATGAGTAAATTTTGACttggaagaaattgaagaattagaaataatattattttcttctattttcATTCTAGAAGATTGATTATTAAAGTACTTATTGGATGATTTTGTTGTATTgtgataatttaaatgattatttGTATGGTTTTTTGGGATAGGATATGATTTTTCTCTATAATAACAACTATCTTTATTGTTATTAGTATTATACTCATGACTTGTAGATTCATATTCTTGATAATTATCGtaaatattatcatcatcatcatcattatcgTCATCATCATCTAATTCATGATATAAGTTTTCAAATCCTTGACTAGACAATGTAGATATTCTAGATATTGATAAAGTGTGATCATGAGTCATATAAGAAGATTTAGATGATTGAATTTTAGGCTTTGGagataaataaagaataaattgTCTAACTTTTGAAATAAGTTCATCTCTCCAATTAAGTTCAATATTACAATGGTTAGCACCATTTACATACCATGGAGTGTATTTATTAGGAGAAAGCTTATAAAGCATTTCACCATGGTTAAATGGAATAACAGTATCAGCAGTACCATGAATAACAAATACTGGACATTTAactttttgtattttttctAAGTTCTTAAATGCATCATACCATGGTAATGATTTActattagtattattacATATAACAGAGACTGCACTTTTAATACCagaatgaataataattcctgcgatattaatagaattataAGTTGAAGCAAAATGTATAGTTGGTGCTGATCCAATTGATTGACCATATAAAATTAAGCTAGAAGAAGGTAACtttaaatgattaataGAATAATGAACAAtagttttaatattttcatataaAGATTCTTCAGAAGTTTTTTTCTTGGATTGTCCATATCCATTGTATTCAtaactaataatattaacacAAGCTTTGTGAGAAAAATCTAATAAATGACCAAATAAATAACCAATATCTGTGGCATTTGAATGAGAATATATTATAGTAAATTTTGCAGCAggatttttataataaaagaaatcaatagaattaatagaagaaaattttaCTTGAATTTGACATCTTCCTGgatcaatattaattagattctttttcatttcatttaaagtaacatatctttttctatgaaaatcaaataatacaatagAATTACCACATTTCGAATATTTATAACCTTTAATAATTGGTGGATGAAATGACATACTATTAActaattgattttttataCCAGGTATTACAGAAATACATCCCAAACAAAATAACATTCCTTTCTTTTCTGATGgcatttttattttgattaattaaagtttCAATTATACTTATAAGCTTTACAAAAATACTcgaaataaattttatatttactttgctttaattttaaaattacttaaatatatatatatgtatatattaatatttttttctttaaaagtttcttgaattaaaataaattaaaaataacttaaaattaaaaatttaaaaagaaaagtcaagattaaaaacttttttttgtaaaaatttgcttttttctttatttttcaattccacatttattattgctCTTCTTCTCTCTTTTAAAGACCCCAGTCTAATAGTGACATTNNNNNNNNNNNNNNNNNNNNNNNNNNNNNNNNNNNNNNNNNNNNNNNNNNNNNNNNNNNNNNNNNNNNNNNNNNNNNNNNNNNNNNNNNNNNNNNNNNNNGAGACCCCATACGGTACTCATATGTATTTGGTGTTAATATTGCATATGTGCCTGCAAACATATGAACAAGTTTCCtatcaattaaattaaattaaattgtaTAAAGTTATAATGTAATTcataaaattcttttttcttttaataaccattaaaaaaaaagaataagaagaaaatatactTTGGATAATAAATGTATTGGTATGGGTAAGTAGTAGAAATtcaattatcaatatttgaaatgaatttgtgaagaattaaaaaaaaaaaatgttttcttttaatacaaacaaaaaaatgaatattagatctctttttttattttgccatttttttttttcaataaataaattattttatgtACTGATGAATatatgaaaaatatatatattacactattttatattaatcaatttttattcACTCAATCTCATCTTATTGTTGAATTAAATCCTATACCTTaaacattattatcaatatcttatatattttctccATAATACAGTAATTTACCTTGTATGCAttatagaaaaataattcgTATACTGTAGAAACAATATTACGAAGACAAAGAAAAGTGCAAGTAGATAAAATTCCGAAtccatttttctttttttgaatgTTAGATATATCTATATCTATATATATTAGATATATAAGATTTAAGAattgtttaattaattgGTACCAATACTTGACTCATTTCCCCCCCCCCCCCTTagttatttgatttttgaCATATTTAGTAATtacattaataaataaaataaagttgGCGCtcaaaatattccaaataattaataaaattctaTTTACGTGCAAATATTGAGTCAAATATTAcattaaaatttcattacaataaattctttaatttttttttgaaaaatactcattaatattataagtATAGATATATACATATTCATAGCTGTATTGAATAGTCTTAATCAAGTATAAAGTATTTCaattaagaattttataataaaattggaattatttattattatttttaattagttattaagaaagaagaatattactttggatataaaaaaaaatattataaatatgacagaaaatataaataaaactcAAGTTTTATGGCTaattaagaattatttatgtGGATTAGAAGCTAATAAAGCagtaaaatatattgaaaaacaTTTTCCAGAAATTAATGAGttagataaaaaaaatatcaaaaagcTCAAAAAGTTACCTGATTTACATGAAATTTTAAAACAATTTTATagatttaatgaaaaaaaaacaaatttaaaaaaaagtgatTTAGATGATTTTTCCCAGTCAAATAAAtctattgaaaaaattacaattGAATCACAAGCTAAAgataattctaatataaccaataaaaatgttactcaaattaatacaaataaaaaaagtaaaaaaagaaaatcaacAGAAATTTTAGAAGAAAGTAATATAGTTGACGAAACTAATCCCAATgttaataatcaaatagAGAATGACGAGAATTTAACGTCTActtttaatcaaaattcttcaaactGTGCATCTATTCAAAATAGATTTAAGAgaattgatgaaaataaatacaaagaAAAGCTTTCAGATGAAAGATTGAATGATAACTCATACTGGAATATGAAGAAATATAGCAATAATTCAGATGATTTTGCCTCAAAAGCTGCATTTGAACTCGGCCAAGTTAGAGGAAAGGGATTCAGACAAGAAAAAGctaagaaaaaaagatgtTCGTGGAAAGGTAATGGAACTATTTCCACAGGTGTTAGTTCAATTCAATTTAGTGATTCtgattaatttaaattaagtTATTTTATACTTTAACAATTATTCTAAATCATTCTCTTCTATTATATcatatttcaatatatttttaagcgggtaaaatcaaaattaggTTAATTTTTGGCggtattatttttatttattattaataggttttttcttctcttttttcccgatcttttttttctcaattgcattgaaatttaaattaactatatattatatacaaaaagaaaaagaataaaaagagaaaaaattaaagaaaaatagtTTCTGAGCCCAATCCATGTGGTTTAGATTACTTTCTATtctataatatataattgattattttattttcaccaaaagaaattcccacaactttttttttttttaaatcttgaTATATtgtatttcaaaaaaagaaatatagTATTCGGcggaataaaaaaaaataatataaaataaagaagaaaaaaggaATTAAAAGGGTATTATATTAGTAATTAATCATATTTATACAATTGTTGATTCAtagtaaa is drawn from Cryptosporidium parvum Iowa II chromosome 4, whole genome shotgun sequence and contains these coding sequences:
- a CDS encoding hypothetical protein (transcripts identified by EST); the protein is MPSEKKGMLFCLGCISVIPGIKNQLVNSMSFHPPIIKGYKYSKCGNSIVLFDFHRKRYVTLNEMKKNLINIDPGRCQIQVKFSSINSIDFFYYKNPAAKFTIIYSHSNATDIGYLFGHLLDFSHKACVNIISYEYNGYGQSKKKTSEESLYENIKTIVHYSINHLKLPSSSLILYGQSIGSAPTIHFASTYNSINIAGIIIHSGIKSAVSVICNNTNSKSLPWYDAFKNLEKIQKVKCPVFVIHGTADTVIPFNHGEMLYKLSPNKYTPWYVNGANHCNIELNWRDELISKVRQFILYLSPKPKIQSSKSSYMTHDHTLSISRISTLSSQGFENLYHELDDDDDNDDDDDNIYDNYQEYESTSHEYNTNNNKDSCYYREKSYPIPKNHTNNHLNYHNTTKSSNKYFNNQSSRMKIEENNIISNSSISSKSKFTHSNTYHPNTSNNSHSHNYYSKTLNSAYQTPSSGNNCQISDQVVYGVSIYDDNINLHANMYSGNCRKPKNFTRIFGL
- a CDS encoding Brx1p nucleolar protein required for biogenesis of the 60S ribosomal subunit (transcripts identified by EST) — encoded protein: MPSKDNNTNMSSSSSSRIANASEDNEIKMDIEEGHITSNNNNNNINTDPYMMKGAEYLNKESRWKNKQRVLVLSTRGINFRHRHLMEDIKKLLPHHKSEVKWEKKQPFSEISEMSELRSCNNIILLEARRHEELYMWVAKCPNGPSIKFQILNIHTLGELRLAGNSLLGSRPLLSFDSAFESDNYVHNINFSQEQKHLKLPLKLIKDLFIQVFGTPRYHPKSKPFHDHVISFNFLDGKIWFRHYQIAPTTERDHNNVDKQVLIEIGPRFVLEPILILDGTFSGQVLYRNPDYKSPTLLRNIIKQGYSSSYLQRVQSKQKRSDYKDDLDSSLMNVPEKKMQILRSDNVDDFLLE